A single genomic interval of Dysidea avara chromosome 8, odDysAvar1.4, whole genome shotgun sequence harbors:
- the LOC136263379 gene encoding uncharacterized protein, translating to MKTGFQLVTIFAFTSSVLAGCDNLRIEGGSHTGRLECQLSDGTWGTVCLSGFDTNAANAACEQLGYYRSATYTSMYRYDIYSSQPPIAICNTSCNAYEEFSSCYTQSRSYYASCYCNYIITISCYYDYNYNTYNQYDYDDDDDDDDDDDDDDDDDDDDDDDDDDDDDDDDDDDDDDDDDDDDDDDNTYNQYDYDYDDDDDDSSGISSVGAIIGTTIGGLSVCGIVVLLVILRILVRHSRTRQRNYQTYIITQQRRPRILIARVTRTTTVPSGPPPPPPYTPTQPTNDYTPVPPRGYQPVATDDYTTIPTAPSSDVPSEPPPEYIPTADDVPLLSQDTV from the exons ATGAAAACCGGCTTTCAGTTGGTGACTATTTTCGCTTTCACTTCTTCCGTCTTAGCAG GTTGTGATAACCTACGGATTGAAGGTGGTAGCCACACAGGCAGATTAGAATGTCAACTGAGTGACGGAACATGGGGTACTGTGTGTTTATCAGGATTTGACACAAATGCTGCTAATGCAGCATGTGAACAGTTGGGATACTATCGCAGTGCTACTTATACATCAATGTATAG GTATGATATATATTCTTCACAACCTCCAATTGCTATTTGCAATACTAGCTGTAATGCATATGAGGAGTTCAGTTCCTGTTACACACAGTCCCGCAGTTACTATGCTAGTTGTTACTGCAATTATATTATCACTATCTCTTGTtattatgattataattataatacttACAATCagtatgattatgatgatgatgatgatgatgatgatgatgatgatgatgatgatgatgatgatgatgatgatgatgatgatgatgatgatgatgatgatgatgatgatgatgatgatgatgatgatgatgatgatgatgatgatgatgatgataatactTACAATcagtatgattatgattatgatgatgatgatgatgacagtaGCGGTATCTCATCTGTTGGAGCAATAATTGGTACCACAATTGGGGGCTTGTCTGTTTGTGGAATTGTTGTGTTGCTGGTTATTTTACGTATCTTGGTGAGACATTCCCGCACTCGACAACGGAACTATCAGACCTATATTATTACTCAGCAACGACGTCCAAGAATATTAATAGCCAGAGTGACTCGTACTACTACAGTACCATCAGGTCCCCCACCACCTCCTCCTTACACTCCAACCCAACCCACTAATGATTATACTCCAGTTCCACCAAGAGGTTATCAACCAGTTGCTACTGATGACTACACTACTATACCAACTGCTCCATCTAGTGATGTACCATCAGAACCACCACCTGAATATATTCCTACAGCTGATGATGTGCCACTGCTTTCTCAGGATACTGTATAA
- the LOC136263945 gene encoding uncharacterized protein codes for MKIFQLLTIFAFTSSVLAGCDNLRIEGGSRTGKLECQLHDGTWGTVCSSGFDKNAALAACKQLGYHGRASYTSVRSFSSQLPVAICYTHCIAYSRFSSCHTQSSSDGSCDNYCFTRHDIIITCYEYYYGNDGRNDYDGRNDYGDPTSDSSGSSSAGAVVASTIAGLAFCGLVMLLAICRIYVRSQRRTQNNQAYVITQQQRPRILIARLIRTTTVPSGPPPPPPYTPTQPTNDYTPVPPRGYQPVATDDYTTTPTAPSSDIPSEPPPEYIHSADDVPLVNQDTVQ; via the exons ATGAAAATCTTTCAGTTGTTGACTattttcgcttttacttcttctGTTTTAGCAG GTTGTGATAACCTACGGATTGAAGGTGGTAGCCGCACAGGCAAGCTAGAATGTCAATTACATGATGGAACATGGGGTACTGTGTGTTCATCAGGATTTGACAAAAATGCTGCTTTGGCAGCATGTAAACAGTTGGGGTACCATGGACGTGCTTCTTATACATCAGT GAGGTCTTTTTCTTCACAACTCCCAGTGGCTATTTGCTATACTCACTGTATTGCATATAGCAGGTTCAGTTCCTGTCACACACAGTCTAGTTCTGATGGTAGTTGTGACAATTATTGTTTCACCCGCCATGATATCATTATCACATGCTATGAGTATTACTATGGTAATGATGGGAGGAATGATTATGATGGGAGGAATGATTATGGCGACCCTACTTCTGATAGTAGTGGCTCCTCATCTGCTGGAGCAGTAGTTGCATCCACAATTGCAGGCTTGGCATTTTGTGGACTTGTAATGTTGCTGGCTATTTGTCGTATCTATGTGAGGTCTCAACGACGGACTCAGAATAATCAAGCCTACGTCATCACTCAACAACAACGTCCAAGAATATTAATAGCCAGATTGATTCGTACTACTACCGTCCCATCAGGTCCCCCACCACCTCCTCCTTACACTCCAACTCAACCCACTAATGATTATACTCCAGTTCCACCAAGAGGTTATCAACCAGTTGCTACTGATgactacactactacaccaaCTGCTCCATCTAGTGATATACCATCAGAACCACCACCTGAATATATTCATTCAGCTGATGATGTGCCCCTTGTTAATCAAGACACTGTGCAATAA
- the LOC136263944 gene encoding uncharacterized protein produces MMLFHMISTFAFVSTVLSSDCTHIRIEGSVRGSTGLLECQLTDGTWGTVCKSGFHWEAANAVCKQLGYDKSSNYETARNSGDYLSHLPIAVCYTDCSADLDKFSQCNLQHFCAEPCSYFDYVTISCANNGDDNPTDGSFDDKSTPRHRSTGTVAGTTIGGLSVFGVILLLVICRIYVRYSYIRRRNNNNQTYVVTQQRHPRMLIARMSRTTTVPSGPPPPPPYTPTQPTNDYTPVPPRSYQPVATDDYTTTPTAPSSDIPSEPPPEYTPRVSTDDVPLVTQDTEQ; encoded by the exons ATGATGCTGTTTCACATGATTTCTACTTTCGCTTTTGTTTCTACCGTTTTATCATcag ATTGTACACACATACGGATTGAAGGTAGTGTACGTGGTAGCACAGGCTTATTAGAGTGTCAACTTACTGATGGTACATGGGGTACTGTGTGTAAGTCAGGATTTCACTGGGAAGCAGCTAATGCAGTATGCAAGCAGTTGGGATATGATAAGTCCTCTAATTATGAAACAGC ACGGAACAGTGGAGATTATTTATCTCATCTTCCTATTGCTGTTTGTTACACTGACTGTTCAGCTGATCTTGACAAATTCAGCCAGTGTAATCTGCAGCACTTTTGTGCTGAGCCGTGTTCTTATTTTGATTATGTCACTATCAGTTGCG CTAACAACGGTGATGACAATCCTACTGATGGCAGTTTTGATGATAAATCTACTCCTAGACACAGATCTACTGGAACTGTAGCCGGTACTACAATTGGAGGCCTGTCAGTTTTTGGAGTCATCTTACTGTTAGTTATTTGTCGTATCTATGTGAGGTACTCATACATTCGACGACGGAATAATAATAATCagacctatgttgttactcaacAACGACATCCAAGAATGTTAATAGCCAGAATGAGTCGTACTACTACAGTACCATCGGGTCCCCCACCACCTCCTCCTTACACTCCAACCCAACCCACAAATGATTATACTCCAGTTCCACCAAGAAGTTATCAACCAGTTGCTACTGATgactacactactacaccaaCTGCTCCATCTAGTGATATACCATCAGAACCACCACCTGAATATACTCCTAGGGTATCTACTGATGATGTGCCACTTGTTACTCAGGATACCGAACAGTAA